One genomic window of Streptomyces spiramyceticus includes the following:
- a CDS encoding helicase associated domain-containing protein produces MSDLVVVDEAHRTSGSLGKAWAAIHHQSEIPAARRLYFTATPRVWRERPPSSEVREGVRDRLPAELACSMDDPEVFGPIVYELGLADAISLGLLARYQILVVEVRDPVVTPERLSGPEAREEEVRGLRLGALQAALLRTAAEHGLQKIITFHHRTVEAEAFCKGLEKKAKELHASDSEKYPKSVWAGWLRGEHESDYRATVLGQFGGTAHRAVLSNCRVMGEGVDCPAVDAVALLDPKGSSVDIVQAIGRALRQKPNVGKVASLIVPVFLGPDEVPSDMVTSASYRPLVKVLEGLRAHDERAVEMLAIPQENSPGEMGEWIGPEPEEGEEESRMLLRFSSPRDPAAVAELVSLRVIDTERQDWTRGYWAARLWSSREGHLRVPLGAEWEGYPLGRWVRRQRAAYASGQLDGRRVARLERLGMVWDPAEAEWQDNLAAARLYMGRYGTLAAPRGAVVAEPGGEAARALEGPSGAIGRPVGQWLSNCRRPGALSPERAVQLAEIDPDWCPDWPIDWQRHYAGVRALVVDGGAAVDEITPGVTVQGADVGRWLERQRETWGELSQAQQERLGTLGVTAPEPVAAAGPKAGGRAAAWERGLAAARAYLTREGTLTGVSRAHVERIVHDDQEHEVKLGVWLANQRSRRAKLPADRVAVLTELGAI; encoded by the coding sequence TTGTCAGATCTCGTGGTTGTTGATGAGGCGCACCGGACGTCGGGGAGTTTGGGGAAGGCTTGGGCGGCGATTCATCATCAGTCGGAGATTCCGGCGGCGCGGCGGTTGTATTTCACGGCGACGCCTCGGGTCTGGCGGGAGCGTCCGCCGAGCTCGGAGGTGCGGGAAGGGGTACGCGATCGGTTGCCGGCCGAGTTGGCGTGCTCGATGGATGACCCGGAGGTGTTCGGGCCGATCGTGTACGAGCTGGGTTTGGCGGACGCCATCAGCCTGGGGTTGCTGGCCCGGTATCAGATCCTCGTTGTGGAGGTGCGTGACCCGGTGGTGACGCCTGAGCGGCTGTCGGGGCCGGAGGCGCGGGAGGAGGAGGTTCGCGGTCTGCGGCTGGGTGCGCTGCAAGCGGCGTTGCTGCGGACGGCTGCCGAGCACGGGTTGCAGAAGATCATTACTTTTCATCACCGCACGGTGGAGGCGGAGGCTTTCTGTAAGGGGCTGGAGAAGAAAGCGAAGGAGTTGCACGCTTCCGACTCGGAGAAGTACCCGAAGTCGGTGTGGGCGGGGTGGCTGCGTGGTGAGCACGAATCGGACTACCGGGCAACGGTGTTGGGTCAATTCGGCGGTACGGCGCACCGTGCGGTTCTTTCTAACTGCCGGGTTATGGGTGAGGGCGTGGATTGTCCGGCGGTGGATGCGGTGGCGCTTTTGGATCCCAAGGGGTCGTCGGTGGATATTGTCCAGGCGATTGGGCGGGCGCTGCGTCAGAAGCCGAACGTGGGAAAGGTCGCTTCTTTGATCGTGCCTGTGTTTCTTGGGCCGGATGAGGTTCCGTCCGACATGGTTACCTCTGCGTCGTATCGGCCGCTGGTAAAGGTGTTGGAAGGTCTGCGGGCGCACGATGAACGCGCGGTGGAAATGCTTGCTATTCCGCAGGAGAACTCACCGGGTGAAATGGGTGAGTGGATTGGTCCGGAGCCGGAGGAGGGTGAGGAGGAGTCCCGGATGTTGCTGCGGTTCTCGTCTCCGCGTGATCCGGCCGCTGTCGCTGAGCTGGTCTCGCTGCGGGTGATCGACACTGAGCGGCAGGACTGGACGCGGGGGTACTGGGCGGCGCGGCTGTGGTCGTCGCGGGAGGGGCATCTGCGGGTGCCGTTGGGCGCGGAGTGGGAGGGGTATCCGCTGGGGCGGTGGGTGCGTCGGCAGCGGGCGGCGTACGCGTCGGGGCAGCTTGACGGGCGGCGGGTGGCGCGGCTTGAGCGGCTGGGGATGGTGTGGGACCCGGCGGAGGCGGAGTGGCAGGACAACCTCGCGGCGGCGCGGCTGTACATGGGCCGGTACGGGACGTTGGCGGCTCCGCGCGGCGCGGTGGTGGCTGAGCCGGGCGGTGAGGCTGCGCGGGCGCTGGAGGGGCCGTCAGGGGCCATAGGGCGGCCTGTCGGGCAGTGGCTGTCCAACTGCCGCCGTCCGGGCGCGTTGAGCCCGGAGCGGGCCGTGCAGCTCGCGGAGATCGACCCGGACTGGTGTCCGGACTGGCCGATCGACTGGCAGCGCCACTATGCGGGCGTGCGGGCGCTGGTGGTGGACGGCGGCGCGGCGGTCGATGAGATCACCCCGGGGGTGACCGTCCAGGGCGCGGACGTCGGGCGGTGGCTGGAGAGGCAGCGCGAGACGTGGGGCGAGCTGTCGCAGGCGCAGCAGGAGCGGCTGGGCACCCTCGGCGTCACAGCCCCCGAGCCCGTCGCGGCGGCCGGACCGAAGGCCGGCGGCCGGGCGGCGGCGTGGGAACGCGGCCTCGCGGCGGCGCGCGCCTACCTCACCCGCGAGGGCACGCTGACGGGCGTCTCCCGGGCGCATGTCGAACGGATCGTGCATGACGACCAGGAGCACGAGGTGAAGCTGGGGGTGTGGCTGGCGAACCAGCGCAGCCGCCGCGCCAAGCTCCCCGCCGACCGCGTCGCCGTGCTGACAGAACTGGGAGCGATCTGA
- a CDS encoding DUF6087 family protein, translating into MAVPDDETLAAWVARRDAQRESDRQITGTRRAVPLVSGPHRAAHVAPDAPRVLLELGQDGWTTVGVAENAHEAAVFLADGT; encoded by the coding sequence ATGGCCGTGCCTGATGATGAAACGCTTGCCGCGTGGGTGGCCCGGCGGGACGCTCAGCGGGAGTCGGACCGGCAGATCACTGGTACGCGGCGCGCGGTGCCGCTCGTGTCTGGCCCGCACCGCGCGGCGCATGTCGCGCCGGACGCTCCTCGGGTGCTGCTGGAGCTGGGCCAGGACGGTTGGACGACGGTCGGCGTCGCGGAGAACGCCCACGAGGCTGCCGTGTTCCTGGCCGATGGCACCTGA
- a CDS encoding protein-L-isoaspartate O-methyltransferase family protein: MNSPVRQERLSRNELGRCLIAAGAMSSDWSPAFAGVDRALFLPELMWPFDMGAGTAVPVHRERDPDAWHGYADTDTPIVTQWDDGAHAGEEPGRVATSSASMPSVVFSMLRELDIDHGMRVLDAGTGTGETAALLAHRAGPGYVTTAEVDPGVSRAAAGRLRALGLHADAVVGDALAGHPNDHPYDRLLCTFGVRTIPGAWLRQTRRGGLIVAPWGTHYSNRDAVVRLAVGEDGTASGPFIMGVEFMKARAQRVTVDHGERVPEDWPTVAVHSRSVLPDPDELADAAFVIGLGVPDVVHNAYVQPDGTRAAWFYSLCDASWAAVAWPGGPGPGEVYQHGPRRLWDEVEDAYGWWVREDRPGVDRFGLTITPRSVMPWLDDPDRTAPWRR, from the coding sequence ATGAATAGCCCTGTACGTCAGGAGCGCCTCAGCCGAAATGAGCTGGGGCGCTGCCTCATTGCTGCCGGCGCGATGTCCTCGGACTGGTCGCCGGCGTTCGCGGGCGTTGACCGCGCTTTGTTCCTGCCCGAGTTGATGTGGCCGTTCGACATGGGAGCAGGAACCGCTGTCCCGGTCCACCGTGAGCGTGACCCGGATGCGTGGCACGGGTACGCCGACACCGATACGCCGATCGTCACCCAGTGGGACGACGGCGCGCATGCGGGCGAGGAGCCTGGGCGGGTGGCGACGTCGTCTGCATCTATGCCGTCGGTGGTGTTCTCGATGCTGCGGGAACTGGACATCGACCACGGGATGAGGGTGTTGGACGCGGGCACCGGGACCGGTGAGACCGCGGCCCTCCTCGCCCACCGGGCAGGACCCGGATACGTGACAACGGCCGAGGTCGACCCGGGGGTGTCCCGTGCCGCCGCAGGGCGCCTGCGCGCCCTCGGCTTGCATGCCGATGCGGTCGTAGGCGACGCGCTGGCCGGTCACCCGAACGATCACCCGTATGACCGGCTGCTGTGCACCTTCGGTGTACGCACCATCCCCGGCGCGTGGCTCAGACAGACCCGGCGCGGAGGGCTGATCGTCGCCCCGTGGGGAACGCACTACAGCAACCGTGACGCTGTCGTCCGCTTGGCCGTCGGCGAGGACGGCACTGCGTCGGGCCCGTTCATCATGGGCGTGGAGTTCATGAAGGCCCGAGCCCAGCGAGTCACTGTCGACCATGGCGAGCGTGTGCCCGAGGACTGGCCGACGGTAGCCGTGCACAGCCGCTCCGTGCTGCCCGATCCGGATGAGCTGGCTGACGCCGCGTTCGTCATCGGTCTGGGGGTGCCCGATGTGGTGCACAACGCCTACGTTCAGCCCGATGGCACGCGGGCGGCGTGGTTCTACAGCCTCTGTGACGCCTCCTGGGCGGCTGTGGCGTGGCCGGGCGGTCCCGGGCCCGGTGAGGTGTACCAGCACGGCCCGCGCCGTCTGTGGGACGAGGTGGAGGATGCTTACGGCTGGTGGGTGAGGGAAGACCGGCCGGGCGTCGACCGGTTCGGCCTCACGATCACCCCGCGGAGTGTTATGCCTTGGCTGGACGACCCGGACCGCACAGCACCGTGGAGGAGGTGA